The stretch of DNA TTTTTTGTTTTTGGCACCCAGATATACTGTTATGGGGCATTTCAGATTGGCTAATTCCTGGGCCAGGAAGACCAGGGGAGCCGCCCCGATACCGCCCGCCGCCAGCGCTACCCGGGAGCCCGGCAGCGGCAAAGTAAAGCCGCGCCCCAGAGGCCCCATTACGTTAACCACATCACCGGTTCGTTTTTGCGCCAGGATAGCTGTACCCTTACCCACTACCCTGAACAGCAAAGCTACAATCCCCTGCTGTCGGCTGACCATGTGGATGGAAAGGGGCCTGCGCAGCAGCGGATCATGTGCACTGCTGCAGCTTACATGCACAAATTGGCCCGGCACAGCCAGCCGGGCAATCTCCGGAGCCTCTAACTCCATATAATAAGTTTCCGGCGCCACAGGAAAAACCGCCGCCACTTTAGCATCTGATACTTTAGACACAACCATCCCCCCACCTGTTAAATTGCCGCAATCTGCCTTAAGTTTACTCTTTATAAGCGGATTTTGGCAAGAATTTCTCCCTAACACTAACCTGTTAATATTAATTTTGTTACCGTTTGGCAAAGCTGTGATAGTTTTGCAGGGGAATTAAGTCGGGGATTTCCCCTTCCTGGATGCCGTAAAGCACCTCTACCACTGCCCAGGCGGTATCCATGGAAGTCAGGCAGGGAACACCGTGTTCCACGGCCGCCCGGCGGATTTTAAAGCCGTCCCGCCAGGGCTCTTTTCCTCGGCTGATGGTGTTAATAACCAGGTTGATCTGGCCCGCTTTAATCAGGTCTACAATCGTTTGCCCGCCTTCTCCCACTTTGTTGACAACGGTCGCCGGAATACCGTGCCGGCCTAAATAATCCGCTGTGCCGCGGGTAGCGCATATCTTGTAGCCCAACTCCAGCAACCCCTGTATAACGGGCAGTGATTCTTCTTTGTCCCGGTCGGCAATGGTGGCCAGCACCGTTCCTTGTTTGGGAAATCGGTTGCCGGCAGCCAGCAGAGCTTTGTACAGGGCCATTGAAAAATCCCTGTCAACGCCCAGTACCTCACCGGTGGACTTCATTTCCGGCCCCAGGGAAACATCCACATCCAGCAGTTTTCCGAAGGAAAATACCGGCGCCTTAACCGCCACCAGACCGGCAGCCGGCACCAACCCTCCTTGATACCCCAATTCTGCCAGGGTTTTCCCCAAAGCACATTTGGTAGCCAGGTGCACCATCGGGATGCCGGTAACTTTGCTTAAATAAGGAACTGTCCGGCTGGAACGGGGGTTAACTTCAATGACATAGATTTGATCTTCATGCAGCACATACTGGATATTAACCAACCCTTTAACTTGCAGGGCCCGGGCAATGCGCCGGGTGTAATCAACTATCCGGGCTGTCTGCCGGCCGGTCAAGGTTTGGGCCGGGTAAACCGCCATGCTGTCTCCCGAATGGACACCGGCCCGTTCGATATGTTCCATAATGCCGGGAATCAAAACCTCACTGCCATCGCAAACAGCATCCACCTCAAATTCCCGACCTACCAGGTAGCGGTCCACCAGCACCGGGTGTTCCGGCGTTACTTTAACCGCCTTTTCCATGTAAGCTAAAAGTTCCTGTTGGTTATAGACAATTTCCATAGCCCGGCCACCCAGCACATAGGAAGGGCGTATCAGCACCGGAAAACCCACTTCGTCGGCAATGGCCGCCGCTTCCGCCAGTGAACAGGCGGTTCGTCCGGCCGGCCTGGCAATATTTAACCGGCTCAGCAATTGATCAAACCTTTTTCGATCTTCGGCTTGATCTATGGCATCGACCGTGGTGCCAATTATCCGGTAACCGGCGGCAGCCAGCGGTTTAGCCAGGTTGATGGCGGTTTGGCCGCCAAACTGCACAATTACCCCCTGGGGCTTTTCTTGATCCAAGATATTTAAGACGTCCTCCGGCACCAGTGGTTCAAAATACAGTCGGTCGGCGGTATCAAAATCGGTACTGACAGTTTCCGGGTTATTGTTAATAATGATGGTCTCCAGCCCCTCTTCCCGAAGAGCCCAAACCGAGTGTACCGAACAGTAGTCAAACTCAATGCCTTGTCCAATCCTGATGGGCCCTGAACCCAGCACCGCCACTTTAGGTCGCTGGGTGGGCAGCGCCTCGGATTCTGATTCGTAGCAGGAGTAGTAATAAGGTGTCACCGCGGCAAATTCAGCCGCACAGGTATCCACCATTTTATAAACCGGTTGAAGGCCTGAAGATAACCTGGCCTGCCTTACCTGTTCCGCCGACCGGCCGGTTAAATAACCGATGTAGTTATCCGATAAACCATACTTTTTAGCTGCCAGCAATAATTCCCGGCTTAAGCCCCCCGCTGCCTGCCGCAGGTTTTCGGCAAATTTAACCACATCCTGTATTTTTTCCAGAAAGAACCTGTCGATACCGCTCAGTGTATGAGCTTCCTCAACGGTACCGCCCCGCCGGAAAAATTCTGCCAGGACAAAGATCCGCCGGTCTTCTGCTTGCTTCAATTTGTCGGCTAGCTGCCGGTCGGGCCAGGCAGCCGTTTCGGGCAGCTGCAGGGCTTCCAGGCCAATCTCCAGTGAACGGATAGCTTTTAACAGGGCCGCCTCAAAGGTACGGTCGATGGCCATCACCTCACCGGTGGCTTTCATCTGGGTACCCAGGGAACGGTCCGCATCGGTAAATTTGTCAAAGGGCCAACGGGGAAATTTAACCACTACATAATCCAGCGTCGGTTCAAAACAGGCATAGGTTTGCCCGGTCACTGCATTGCGTATTTCATCCAGGGTCAGGCCGACGGCAATTTTAGCCGCCACTTTGGCGATAGGATAACCGGTAGCTTTGGAAGCCAGGGCTGAGGAACGTGAGACCCGGGGATTTACTTCAATGACATAATATTTAAAACTGTGGGGATCCAGGGCAAACTGAACATTGCACCCTCCCTCAATACCCAGGGCCCGGATAATTTTTATGGCTGCACTGCGCAGCATCTGGTATTCACGGTCGCTCAGGGTTTGTGAGGGGGCCACCACAATGCTGTCGCCGGTATGAACACCTACCGGATCAATATTTTCCATATTGCAAACAGTAATACAGTTATCCGCGCTGTCCCGCATGACTTCATACTCTATTTCTTTCCACCCGGCCACACTGCGCTCTACGAGTATTTGCCCAATCAAGCTGTGTTTAAGTCCCTTCACGGCAACAGCCGCCAGTTCATCCCGGCTGTGGGCAAGGCCGCCGCCTGTTCCCCCCAGGGTATAAGCCGGCCGCACAATTACCGGGTAGCCGATGGAGTCCGCAAACTCCACCGCTTCCCTGACAGAACAAACAATGGCGCTTTCAGGCACCGGCTCACCAATTTGTTCCATCATCAACTTAAACATTTCCCTGTCTTCTGCTTTGCGGATGGCATCCAGGGGGGTGCCCAGCAGGGCAACCCCTTCTTCCTCTAAAATTCCCTGTTCCGCCAACTGCAGGGCAATGTTAAGTCCCACCTGTCCTCCCAGGGTAGGCAGCAGGCCGTCCGGCTTCTCCTGCCGAATTACCCGGGTGACAAACTCGGGCGTCAGTGGTTCGATATAAACTTTATCGGCCATGTCGGCATCTGTCATGATGGTGGCAGGGTTGGAGTTTATCAGCACCACTGCCAAACCCTCTTCCCGCAAAGAGCGGCAGGCCTGGGTGCCGGCATAATCAAACTCCGCTGCCTGACCGATAACAATGGGACCGGAGCCAATCACCAACACTTTTTGTATCCCTTGCTTTTTGGGCATGAGTTACCTCCTTCAACTTGCTGCCTGTTGCGTAATGTTTGCCAGGAAGCGGTCAAACAGATATTCTGAATCCATGGGACCGGGTGCGGCTTCCGGGTGATACTGCACCGAGAAAACCGGCAGATACTTATGGCACAAGC from Desulforamulus hydrothermalis Lam5 = DSM 18033 encodes:
- a CDS encoding dihydroorotate dehydrogenase electron transfer subunit codes for the protein MVVSKVSDAKVAAVFPVAPETYYMELEAPEIARLAVPGQFVHVSCSSAHDPLLRRPLSIHMVSRQQGIVALLFRVVGKGTAILAQKRTGDVVNVMGPLGRGFTLPLPGSRVALAAGGIGAAPLVFLAQELANLKCPITVYLGAKNKKSLLCDGQFVQLGAEVVIATDDGSLGFQGTVPDMMRRHRDWRRTAMTYLCGPKAMMQEISAMLASADVPGEVTLEEKMGCGVGACLSCAVKIAHHGQVRQQRACADGPVFPSWQVVWD
- the carB gene encoding carbamoyl-phosphate synthase large subunit, producing MPKKQGIQKVLVIGSGPIVIGQAAEFDYAGTQACRSLREEGLAVVLINSNPATIMTDADMADKVYIEPLTPEFVTRVIRQEKPDGLLPTLGGQVGLNIALQLAEQGILEEEGVALLGTPLDAIRKAEDREMFKLMMEQIGEPVPESAIVCSVREAVEFADSIGYPVIVRPAYTLGGTGGGLAHSRDELAAVAVKGLKHSLIGQILVERSVAGWKEIEYEVMRDSADNCITVCNMENIDPVGVHTGDSIVVAPSQTLSDREYQMLRSAAIKIIRALGIEGGCNVQFALDPHSFKYYVIEVNPRVSRSSALASKATGYPIAKVAAKIAVGLTLDEIRNAVTGQTYACFEPTLDYVVVKFPRWPFDKFTDADRSLGTQMKATGEVMAIDRTFEAALLKAIRSLEIGLEALQLPETAAWPDRQLADKLKQAEDRRIFVLAEFFRRGGTVEEAHTLSGIDRFFLEKIQDVVKFAENLRQAAGGLSRELLLAAKKYGLSDNYIGYLTGRSAEQVRQARLSSGLQPVYKMVDTCAAEFAAVTPYYYSCYESESEALPTQRPKVAVLGSGPIRIGQGIEFDYCSVHSVWALREEGLETIIINNNPETVSTDFDTADRLYFEPLVPEDVLNILDQEKPQGVIVQFGGQTAINLAKPLAAAGYRIIGTTVDAIDQAEDRKRFDQLLSRLNIARPAGRTACSLAEAAAIADEVGFPVLIRPSYVLGGRAMEIVYNQQELLAYMEKAVKVTPEHPVLVDRYLVGREFEVDAVCDGSEVLIPGIMEHIERAGVHSGDSMAVYPAQTLTGRQTARIVDYTRRIARALQVKGLVNIQYVLHEDQIYVIEVNPRSSRTVPYLSKVTGIPMVHLATKCALGKTLAELGYQGGLVPAAGLVAVKAPVFSFGKLLDVDVSLGPEMKSTGEVLGVDRDFSMALYKALLAAGNRFPKQGTVLATIADRDKEESLPVIQGLLELGYKICATRGTADYLGRHGIPATVVNKVGEGGQTIVDLIKAGQINLVINTISRGKEPWRDGFKIRRAAVEHGVPCLTSMDTAWAVVEVLYGIQEGEIPDLIPLQNYHSFAKR